The proteins below are encoded in one region of Deltaproteobacteria bacterium:
- a CDS encoding PadR family transcriptional regulator, with the protein MSREVNMSGGRDTGTSRPERYIQPSLLMALLDGASYGYELLQRLPEFGFLREDASPGMIYRHLRQMEEEELLVSRWEAEGAGPAKRVYELTPAGREVLEAWIGHMEKKGRALLDFVALYRARVGRAADSTGGKRP; encoded by the coding sequence ATGTCAAGAGAGGTGAATATGTCTGGTGGGAGAGATACGGGTACGTCCAGGCCCGAGCGTTATATTCAGCCGTCCTTGTTGATGGCTCTTCTGGACGGTGCTTCATACGGATACGAATTGCTGCAGCGGTTGCCCGAATTCGGATTTCTGCGCGAGGACGCGTCTCCGGGCATGATTTATCGTCATTTGCGGCAGATGGAGGAAGAAGAGTTGCTCGTTTCGCGTTGGGAGGCCGAAGGCGCCGGACCGGCCAAGCGGGTCTACGAGCTGACTCCGGCCGGACGCGAGGTGCTGGAGGCCTGGATCGGCCACATGGAGAAAAAGGGGCGCGCCCTTTTGGACTTCGTGGCCTTGTACCGCGCGCGCGTTGGCCGCGCGGCGGATTCGACCGGAGGGAAACGGCCATGA